A segment of the Streptomyces sp. NBC_01235 genome:
TACCCGTTGAATCGTGGGCAGGTCCATGCCCAGCTCGCGGAGTGTGCGGAGGAGTTCCAGACGAAGCAGTGCGTCGAGGTCGTAGAGCCGATAACCGGCGGGACTACGGGTGGTCGGCGCTACCACCCCCGAATCGGAGTAGAACCGGATGGTCCTCACAGACAAGCCGGTCCGCCGGGAAAGCTCCCCGATCGAGTAGAGGGTCGTAACGTCCATGTCCCCCACTCTGCTGTCTCCAGTCACTGGAGACTCAAGGCCATTCCCCAGCTGGGCCCCGACCGAGACGTCCTCCGAGTTGCTGAAGCATGCGTCGCGTGCTCTCCGCTGACCGCCAGGATGAAAAGGGCACGCCTTGCACGCGCTGGGCGAGCGATGGCAGCGACATGCGACACCACTCGCTGGCGGCCTACGGCTGCGAACCCTTGGACCCAATCATCTAGAGGTCGGAGGCCGCGGCCTTGTACAGTTCCGCGGCCTCCGACCCCAGGGCCACGCTGTACGAGACGTCGGGCGTGGCGCCGCCCTGCTCGTGGCCGCCGAGGACGCCCACGACCTCGTCGTAGCCGTTCACCCAGGGGCTGCCGCTGGTGCCGCCGGTGAAGGCGGGGCAGGTGATGCGCTGCTGGGTGGCGTTGTGCGCGGTGGGCCGGTTGGTGCAGCGGATCGGCGCCTCGACGGAGTCGGGGTAGCCGGCGACGGTCACGGCGGTGGCTCCCGTTGTGGTGCGCGTCACAAACCGGTTGGCGCCGACAACGTCCTCGACGTCCTGCCCGTCCTCCTCCCCGAGGACGGCGAAGGCCACATCGCTGTCCTCGTCCTGCCCCTTGGCCCACCCGTCGGGCAGGAAGGACCGCTCGACCTTCCAGACCCCGTAGGGGGCCTGTCCGGCCCGGTATCCGGGGACGAACGCCAGTTCGCCGGACACGCTGCTGAGGCAGTGCGCCGCGGTGGCGATGAGGTCGTGGTGCGGGCTGTGCACGACGGAGGCGGTGCAGAAGTGCTCGCCGGTGAGTCTGCCGGCGGCGGCATCGTCCGCGCTGAACAGCGCGCCGATCCTTGCGGACTGCGGGGTCGCCACCGCGACGGCCGTCACCCCCAGGGGGCCGGGCCCGCCGTCGGCAGCCGCTTCGGAGGCGGAGGTGACGGCCAGCATGACGACCGCACCGAGCAGGGCGTTTCGCTTCATCGGGTTCACTGTGTCCCACGAAGGTGAGAGAAACGTCAGACGCGTACTTTTCTCATACGACGCTACCCACACTCGGCCCACAGAACCTTCCCACTTTTCCCACCCAGCACAGAGGCCCCCCAGCCGGCCGCACAGGCCCGCACGAGCGGCAACCCACGACCGTGCTCGGCGTGCGCCTCCGGCGGCAGGGCGACGGACAGCCCCTCGGCGAGAACGAACCCGGCCGGAACGGTGGGATCCGTGTCCCAGACCCCCACCCGAAGCCGCCCCGACTCCACCGAGCGCAGCCGGAGGGCGTACGGCCCGGTGGTGTGGAGATGCGCGTTGGCCAGCAGCTCGGCGGCCAGCAGCTCGGCGGTGGGCGTGAGTTGAGTGAGGTCGTGCGCGGCGAGGACGGTACGGAGGGTGGCACGGGCGATGCCGGGGGCGCGGAGATCGTGGGGGAGCTGGAGGGTGTAGGTCCAGGGCGGGGTTACCGTGGGCATGGAAGTCTCCGATCACTGTGGGGAGTTGGGGTGTCGCGCTTGGTCATAAGGTAGCGGCGGCCGGGTAATGCATTACACGAAACCCCTAAAATCCATTTCACTCCACCCGTGTGAGTGACAACCGAGGCAGGCAAGCCGTGAGGACAGACCCGACGGGACGCCAGCTCCGCTTGGGCACCGAGCTGCGCAAACTTCGGGAGCGGGCCGGTCTGACCGCCACCGAGGCCGGTCAACTGCTGGGCTC
Coding sequences within it:
- a CDS encoding ATP-binding protein; amino-acid sequence: MPTVTPPWTYTLQLPHDLRAPGIARATLRTVLAAHDLTQLTPTAELLAAELLANAHLHTTGPYALRLRSVESGRLRVGVWDTDPTVPAGFVLAEGLSVALPPEAHAEHGRGLPLVRACAAGWGASVLGGKSGKVLWAECG
- a CDS encoding trypsin-like peptidase domain-containing protein: MKRNALLGAVVMLAVTSASEAAADGGPGPLGVTAVAVATPQSARIGALFSADDAAAGRLTGEHFCTASVVHSPHHDLIATAAHCLSSVSGELAFVPGYRAGQAPYGVWKVERSFLPDGWAKGQDEDSDVAFAVLGEEDGQDVEDVVGANRFVTRTTTGATAVTVAGYPDSVEAPIRCTNRPTAHNATQQRITCPAFTGGTSGSPWVNGYDEVVGVLGGHEQGGATPDVSYSVALGSEAAELYKAAASDL